A region from the Aegilops tauschii subsp. strangulata cultivar AL8/78 chromosome 5, Aet v6.0, whole genome shotgun sequence genome encodes:
- the LOC109781378 gene encoding uncharacterized protein: protein MASNGSMLAIIMACALLLAGSTCHAARNLADTTPVASAVPGLPAVPTLPAVPTDTVTLMPPMPSVTLPTVPQVTLPPMPAIIVPKAVLPPMPKVTLPTVTMAPMPAIVVPKVTLPPLPFVPNVNVPMPFAAPPPSA, encoded by the coding sequence ATGGCTTCCAACGGGAGCATGTTGGCCATCATCATGGCATGCGCGCTCCTCCTCGCCGGCAGCACGTGCCACGCCGCCCGCAACCTGGCCGACACGACGCCGGTTGCTAGTGCCGTCCCTGGACTGCCGGCCGTGCCGACCTTACCCGCCGTGCCCACGGACACGGTCACCCTGATGCCACCTATGCCGTCGGTCACCCTCCCCACCGTGCCGCAGGTGACCCTGCCGCCCATGCCGGCCATCATCGTGCCCAAGGCGGTGCTGCCGCCGATGCCCAAGGTCACCCTCCCCACAGTGACGATGGCGCCGATGCCCGCGATTGTCGTGCCCAAGGTGACGCTGCCGCCGTTGCCCTTCGTCCCGAATGTGAACGTGCCTATGCCGTTTGCGGCGCCACCCCCGTCGGCGTAG